The following coding sequences are from one Buchnera aphidicola (Nippolachnus piri) window:
- a CDS encoding flagellar hook-basal body complex protein FliE has protein sequence MKKISKELPIYFKNIIQKKNNKISNFYPNKPFQNYLEQNIKKNSFKKDNIINNFQKKNIKNYEIENQGQFFELNQKGLWIKILVQLRNKIISSYQELMNLPL, from the coding sequence ATGAAAAAAATTTCTAAAGAACTTCCTATATACTTTAAAAACATAATTCAAAAAAAAAATAATAAAATTTCAAATTTTTATCCTAATAAACCTTTTCAAAATTATTTAGAACAAAATATAAAAAAAAATTCTTTTAAAAAAGATAATATAATAAATAATTTTCAAAAAAAAAACATAAAAAATTATGAAATAGAAAATCAAGGACAATTTTTTGAACTGAATCAAAAAGGTTTATGGATTAAAATATTAGTTCAATTACGAAATAAAATTATAAGTTCTTATCAAGAATTAATGAACCTACCATTATAA
- the fliF gene encoding flagellar basal-body MS-ring/collar protein FliF produces MNFKNLLFKDVKKKYNYLMNYFFKNYQVFFIFFSGICAIIFSIIFWIRSENYKILYDSISRIEGSEIIKKLTRMKIPYKLDEKTGSILVPEKKIQEIKFKLAYKKNFFKKNNGFEILDKEKFGISAFNEKINYNRSLEGELARTLQILYPIKNVRIHLSIPQESSFLHTNHNNISASILLFLDSKIKLDFLQIESLVHFVAFSVPNLTCDKIVIMDQFGNMLNTIVPNLKDNYFFHFLELYNQQLEKKIKTSITQLLTPILGIKNFIVQVTVQQLENLSFNQQKKDRVLYTKDNNSLLKLVPEYFNELGISSNSDFFSSKMKKKIFFKKKEKLPIEQKKKKIKKSVNTIVKNKKKNTKLNKRKDYKYHILKSKNIFFNGKKSISIVIILNYYKNLKGELVSFTSTELNNFKFLIKSSLPFLSNYQNTIRVFNQLFIISQKNISKNIFFRIWNIFFIKKNFLYYFLFFLFFLIFCIKYKINKIFQYIFKKYCLIKIFNINKKPFLISQKDFQKNSLQKLNNNKNSNFIISNIRKKILNMSAKTIAKIIRIWFKKMEN; encoded by the coding sequence ATGAATTTTAAAAATTTATTATTTAAAGATGTTAAAAAAAAATATAATTATTTAATGAATTATTTTTTTAAAAATTATCAAGTTTTTTTTATTTTTTTTTCTGGTATATGTGCAATAATATTTTCTATTATTTTTTGGATTCGTTCAGAAAATTATAAAATTTTATATGATTCCATTTCTAGAATTGAAGGAAGTGAAATTATAAAAAAATTAACAAGAATGAAAATTCCATATAAATTAGATGAAAAAACTGGATCTATTTTAGTGCCAGAAAAAAAAATACAAGAAATAAAGTTTAAGTTAGCATATAAAAAAAATTTTTTTAAAAAAAATAATGGTTTTGAGATTTTAGATAAAGAAAAATTTGGAATTAGTGCGTTTAATGAAAAAATTAATTATAATCGTAGTTTAGAAGGTGAATTAGCGAGAACTTTACAAATATTATATCCAATTAAAAATGTTCGTATTCATTTATCTATTCCTCAGGAATCTAGTTTCTTACATACTAATCATAATAATATTTCGGCTTCTATTTTATTATTTTTAGATTCTAAAATAAAATTAGATTTTTTACAAATAGAATCTTTAGTTCATTTTGTAGCTTTTAGTGTTCCTAACCTTACTTGTGATAAAATTGTTATTATGGATCAGTTTGGAAATATGTTAAATACTATTGTACCTAATTTAAAAGATAATTATTTTTTTCATTTTTTAGAATTATATAATCAGCAATTAGAAAAAAAAATTAAAACTAGTATTACACAATTATTAACCCCAATTTTAGGTATTAAAAATTTTATTGTTCAAGTAACTGTTCAACAATTAGAAAATTTGTCTTTTAATCAACAAAAAAAAGATAGAGTTTTGTATACAAAAGATAATAATAGTTTATTAAAATTAGTTCCTGAATATTTTAATGAGTTAGGAATTTCTTCTAATTCTGATTTTTTTTCTTCTAAAATGAAAAAAAAAATTTTTTTTAAAAAAAAAGAAAAATTACCTATTGAACAAAAAAAAAAAAAAATTAAAAAATCTGTAAATACTATTGTAAAAAATAAAAAAAAAAATACTAAATTAAATAAAAGAAAAGATTATAAATATCATATTTTAAAATCTAAAAATATTTTTTTTAATGGTAAAAAAAGTATTTCTATCGTAATAATTTTAAATTATTATAAAAATTTAAAAGGAGAATTAGTTTCTTTTACCTCTACTGAATTGAATAATTTTAAATTTTTAATTAAATCGAGTTTACCGTTTCTTTCAAATTATCAAAATACTATTCGGGTTTTTAATCAATTATTTATTATTAGTCAGAAAAATATTTCGAAAAATATTTTTTTTAGAATATGGAATATTTTTTTTATAAAGAAAAATTTTTTATATTATTTTTTATTTTTTTTATTTTTTTTAATTTTTTGTATAAAATATAAAATTAATAAAATTTTTCAATATATTTTTAAAAAATATTGTCTAATTAAAATTTTTAATATTAATAAAAAACCTTTTTTAATTTCACAAAAAGATTTTCAGAAAAATTCTTTACAAAAGTTAAATAATAATAAAAATTCTAATTTTATCATTTCGAATATTCGAAAAAAAATATTAAATATGAGCGCAAAAACAATTGCGAAAATAATTCGTATTTGGTTTAAAAAAATGGAAAATTAA